Proteins encoded within one genomic window of Spirulina major PCC 6313:
- the pheA gene encoding prephenate dehydratase, with translation MTPSIAHLGPPGTNAETAAIVYRNRLQQNTGNEAILCPYPTIAQTLKAVAAQQVDLAVVPVENSIQGSVAVTLDTLWELEHLQIQQALILPIHHVLVSCAADFQAIQTVYSHPQALAQCQRWLECHLPQAQQLASNSTTEALAGLRADPTVGAIASARAAHLYDLPILADRINDYPDNCTRFWVVGREPGEPGDYTSLAFSAAANLPGALAKPLQVFADRHINLSRIESRPTKRSLGEYLFFIDLNNTPQSTESLHTALHELPQYTEILKIFGCYAASPILAPELAID, from the coding sequence ATGACCCCTTCCATCGCTCACCTTGGCCCCCCCGGAACCAACGCAGAAACGGCCGCCATCGTCTATCGCAATCGCCTCCAACAAAACACCGGCAATGAAGCCATCCTCTGCCCCTACCCCACCATTGCCCAAACCCTCAAAGCCGTGGCTGCCCAACAGGTGGATCTCGCCGTGGTGCCCGTGGAAAACTCAATTCAGGGGAGCGTGGCTGTCACCCTCGATACCCTCTGGGAGTTGGAACACCTGCAAATCCAACAGGCTCTCATTCTCCCGATTCATCATGTGTTGGTGTCCTGTGCTGCGGATTTCCAGGCGATTCAAACGGTCTATTCTCACCCTCAGGCCTTGGCGCAATGTCAGCGGTGGCTAGAATGTCACCTTCCCCAGGCGCAACAGTTGGCCAGCAATTCCACCACCGAGGCCCTCGCCGGTCTCCGCGCTGACCCGACGGTGGGCGCGATCGCCTCGGCCCGTGCTGCCCATCTCTACGACCTGCCCATCCTCGCCGATCGCATCAACGACTATCCCGACAACTGCACCCGGTTTTGGGTTGTGGGGCGCGAACCGGGAGAACCGGGGGACTATACTTCCCTGGCCTTCAGTGCGGCGGCGAATCTTCCCGGTGCATTGGCCAAACCGCTGCAAGTCTTCGCCGATCGCCACATCAACCTCAGCCGGATCGAATCGCGCCCCACAAAGCGATCGCTCGGTGAATATCTCTTTTTCATCGACCTCAACAACACCCCCCAATCCACCGAATCCCTCCACACCGCCCTCCACGAACTCCCCCAATACACCGAAATCCTCAAAATCTTCGGCTGTTACGCCGCCTCCCCCATCCTCGCCCCCGAACTCGCGATCGACTAA
- the pcrA gene encoding DNA helicase PcrA translates to MSTDFLSHLNPAQRCAVEHFCGPLLVVAGAGSGKTRALTYRIFNLIHEHHVHPENILAVTFTNKAAREMKERIDRLFADKLAHKHHNKPLDALEPAIQTKLRSQVYKEVIKPLWIGTFHSLAARILRLDVDKYQDERGRTWGKNFTIFDDADVNGVVKSITTKQLNLDSKKFDPRKIRYAISNAKNLGLSPAEYAKENPDYRGRTIAEVYELYQDQLAANNGLDFDDLLLIPVRLFEQNESVLGYWHKQFHHILVDEYQDTNQIQYDFVRLLTTNGETNPKAWDWRDRSVFVVGDADQSIYSFRMADFRILLGFQQDFGDGLPDESTQTMVKLEHNYRSRATILYAANELIDHNSQRIDKILRATRGEGEPIYIAKTDNEQTEARFVLDQMHGLRSDHPELTWGSFAILYRTNAQSRALEDALRGKIPYTIVGGLKFYDRKEIKDMLAYLRAIANPADTVSLLRIINTPRRGIGKSTLENLQNASQELGVPLWEILSDETSAQTLAGRAAKRVLEFVELIKRYQGQLAHDIPALQLAQGLLKDSGYVEDLQQQDTDEANNRIENLNELLNAVAEFQEENETERLQDFLENASLASDLDNLQDETEAVTLMTLHAAKGLEFPVVFMVGMEQGLLPNARSLHDPASLEEERRLCYVGITRAQEQLFMTHAQMRRLWGSSESCVPSQFLSELPEEFVSQPDRFHRRRKPKAVDDSPPKIDNNPDNWLVGDRIVHDQFGEGEVTHVFGTKHKVHLGVKFPGIGKKVMDPQHAPLTRVS, encoded by the coding sequence ATGAGTACCGACTTTCTGTCCCATCTGAATCCTGCCCAACGATGCGCCGTTGAACATTTTTGCGGGCCGCTCCTGGTGGTGGCTGGGGCTGGGTCGGGCAAGACGAGGGCCCTGACCTACCGGATTTTTAACCTAATCCATGAGCATCATGTTCATCCGGAAAATATCCTCGCGGTCACCTTCACCAACAAGGCGGCACGGGAAATGAAGGAGCGGATCGATCGCCTCTTTGCGGATAAATTAGCCCACAAGCACCACAACAAGCCCCTGGATGCCCTGGAACCGGCGATCCAAACGAAGCTGCGATCGCAAGTCTACAAAGAAGTCATCAAACCCCTGTGGATTGGCACGTTTCACAGTTTGGCGGCGCGAATTTTGCGGCTGGATGTGGATAAATATCAGGACGAACGGGGCCGCACTTGGGGCAAAAACTTCACCATTTTTGACGATGCCGATGTGAATGGGGTGGTGAAGTCGATCACCACGAAACAACTCAATCTAGACAGCAAAAAATTCGACCCCCGCAAAATTCGCTACGCGATCAGCAATGCGAAAAATCTCGGCCTCTCGCCTGCCGAATACGCCAAGGAAAACCCCGACTATCGCGGGCGCACCATCGCGGAGGTGTACGAACTCTATCAGGATCAACTGGCGGCGAATAATGGTCTAGATTTTGATGATCTGTTGCTGATTCCGGTGCGCTTGTTTGAGCAAAACGAAAGTGTCTTGGGCTATTGGCACAAGCAATTTCATCACATTCTGGTGGATGAATATCAAGATACAAACCAGATTCAATACGATTTTGTTCGGCTCTTGACCACCAATGGGGAGACTAACCCGAAGGCGTGGGATTGGCGCGATCGCTCCGTGTTTGTGGTGGGCGACGCGGATCAATCGATCTATTCGTTCCGGATGGCGGATTTTCGGATCTTGCTGGGGTTCCAACAGGATTTTGGCGATGGTTTGCCCGATGAGTCCACCCAAACCATGGTGAAGCTCGAACATAACTACCGCTCCCGCGCCACGATTCTCTACGCGGCTAACGAGTTGATTGATCACAATAGCCAACGCATTGATAAAATTTTGCGGGCGACACGGGGCGAGGGGGAGCCGATCTACATTGCCAAAACCGACAATGAACAGACCGAAGCCCGCTTTGTCCTCGACCAAATGCACGGTTTGCGCTCGGATCATCCGGAATTGACCTGGGGCAGTTTTGCGATTCTCTACCGCACCAATGCCCAGTCCCGCGCCTTAGAAGATGCCCTGCGGGGGAAAATTCCCTACACGATTGTGGGGGGGTTGAAGTTCTACGATCGCAAAGAAATTAAAGATATGCTGGCCTATCTGCGGGCGATCGCCAACCCCGCCGACACCGTCAGCCTGCTACGAATTATCAACACACCGCGCCGGGGAATCGGGAAATCCACCCTGGAAAACCTGCAAAACGCCTCCCAAGAGTTGGGCGTACCCCTCTGGGAAATCCTCAGTGATGAAACCTCTGCCCAAACCCTAGCGGGCCGAGCGGCGAAACGGGTGCTGGAGTTTGTGGAATTGATCAAACGCTATCAAGGACAATTAGCCCACGACATCCCGGCGTTACAGTTAGCCCAAGGGCTGCTCAAGGATTCGGGCTATGTGGAAGACCTCCAACAGCAGGACACGGATGAGGCTAACAACCGGATCGAAAACCTCAACGAATTACTCAACGCTGTCGCCGAGTTCCAGGAGGAAAACGAAACCGAGCGGCTTCAAGATTTTCTTGAAAATGCCTCCCTCGCATCGGATCTGGACAATCTCCAAGATGAAACCGAAGCGGTGACCCTGATGACCCTCCATGCGGCGAAGGGGTTGGAATTTCCGGTGGTGTTTATGGTGGGGATGGAGCAGGGGTTGCTGCCCAATGCGCGATCGCTCCATGACCCCGCCTCCCTCGAAGAAGAACGCCGCCTCTGCTATGTGGGCATCACCCGCGCCCAGGAACAGCTATTCATGACCCATGCCCAAATGCGTCGTCTCTGGGGCAGTTCTGAAAGCTGTGTGCCGTCGCAGTTCCTCAGCGAATTGCCGGAAGAGTTTGTCAGCCAACCTGATCGCTTTCACCGCCGCCGCAAACCCAAGGCCGTTGATGATTCCCCCCCGAAGATTGATAATAATCCTGACAATTGGCTGGTGGGCGATCGCATCGTCCATGACCAATTTGGTGAAGGGGAAGTCACCCATGTGTTTGGCACAAAGCACAAGGTTCACCTAGGGGTGAAATTCCCCGGCATCGGCAAAAAGGTGATGGACCCCCAACACGCCCCCCTAACGCGGGTTTCTTAG